A portion of the Magnolia sinica isolate HGM2019 chromosome 17, MsV1, whole genome shotgun sequence genome contains these proteins:
- the LOC131230451 gene encoding uncharacterized protein LOC131230451 encodes MPPRTEVRYVRLPDGGLVDRDQISDDHQGTQGATGSQNTGSTTQEAAPNAPPPQAVIPTPPPPQLLRPLHCSEAENIELLSYLFEKEADLWWESVLRSVLENHVWTWEEFESRFNEKYLPQTYQHERKNEFLRLQQGGMTIAKYENHFTEFSHYASEMIANKAIKMRRFTTGLRSGIRSKMCCVSIWTYAELVEMSILVEQDEERVSRTHSQLGPRNRMEGPSSSFAEKRPHLNSPPRLAVTPTPSTRSTQVCNYCGRTGHSEPYYFARMRDLGFTPPQRNNRPPQQALQILPLRTMGPSQQFRRPPLLQARVHALVAEGQDAITPTPTAFEVTAHIQGTLIFLLVDTGSTASLISHATVKHLRLHPTPFIGVKIIVAASTFSKVTKICRDCPIDLGCKMTIVDLIVTKIFHYDVILGMDWLTMMKSEIDCDTLIMKVYEDNELPSHSQSR; translated from the exons ATGCCTCCACGAACGGAGGTTCGATATGTCCGCCTACCTGACGGTGGCCTAGTCGATAGGGACCAGATCTCCGATGATCATCAAGGCACCCAAGGGGCGACCGGTTCCCAGAACACTGGTAGCACTACCCAAGAGGCGGCCCCAAATGCCCCACCGCCGCAAGCCGTGATACCCACACCTCCCCCACCACAG CTACTTCGGCCTCTCCACTGTTCTGAAGCGGAGAATATCGAGCTCCTTTCATATCTCTTTGAGAAAGAGGCAGACTTATGGTGGGAGAGTGTTCTCCGGTCCGTTCTCGAGAaccacgtgtggacgtgggaggagTTTGAGAGCCGCTTTAATGAGAAGTACCTCCCTCAGACGTACCAGCATGAGAGGAAAAATGAATTCCTCCGCCTCCAACAAGGGGGGATGACCATAGCGAAATACGAGAACCATTTTACAGAATTTTCGCACTACGCTTCCGAAATGATCGCCAACAAGGCGATTAAGATGAGGCGATTTACTACGGGGTTAAGGAGCGGcatccgctcgaagatgtgttgtgtgaGCATCTGGACCTATGCGGAGCTCGTCGAGATGTCCATACTGGTGGAACAAGATGAAGAACGAGTCTCACGGACCCATTCACAACTGGGGCCACGAAACAGGATGGAGGGACCGTCCTCTTCCTTTGCCGAGAAAAGGCCACACCTAAACTCTCCGCCCAGGCTAGCGGTCACACCGACCCCTTCTACACGATCTACGCAGGTGTGTAACTATTGTGGGAGGACGGGTCACTCCGAGCCATATTATTTTGCAAGGATGAGGGACCTTGGTTTCACGCCACCTCAGCGCAACAATAGACCTCCACAGCAAGCATTGCAGATTCTGCCTCTACGGACGATGGGGCCTAGCCAGCAGTTTCGCCGTCCCCCTCTACTGCAA GCACGAGTACATGCACTGGTGGCAGAGGGCCAAGATGCAATCACCCCCACTCCTACTGCCTTCGAGGTGACCGCCCACATACAAGGTACCCTCATATTtttgttggtggacaccgggtccactgcttCTCTCATTTCACATGCAACCGTCAAGCATCTAAGACTACACCCCACTCCATTCATTGGAGTAAAGATTATTGTCGCCGCCAGTACTTTCTCAAAAGTAACGAAGATATGTCGTGATTGCCCCATTGACTTGGGATGCAAGATGACGATTGTGGATTTGATAGTGACCAAGATCTtccattatgatgtcatcctgggcatggactggTTGACCATGATGAAGTCGGAGATCGACTGTGACACTCTGATAATGAAAGTATACGAAGACAATGAACTTCCTTCACATTCCCAGTCCAG